DNA from Leptospira mayottensis 200901116:
GAATTTTTGATTCTTTTTCAAAATGAGAATAAGGAAAAGATCATTCAAACCCAGAATAGATTTCAGGAAGCGATGTCAATTCTTTTGAGAAAATGTAAAGAGAATAACCCTCCTTTTAATTTTACTTGGGGTATGTCTGTAGGTTCCCTTCAGAAACTGGATGAATTAATTCACGAAGCAGATCTTTCAATGTATTCTTCTAAAGATTGAAATTTTTCCGTAATCGTACTTGAGTTTGATGTAAAAGAAATAGACAGATTTCTATCAGGATATAGCTTCATTTTTTCCTAGAAAGCATGAGTTCTTAAGGAACAGGACTCCTATTCAAAAAATAGATTACTGAAAGTGAGCAAATTTATATTCATAAATTCTAAATAAAGCTCGGCAAAGTTCTAATGAAAAATCGGTTATCCACCAATCAGCCTGATTGGTGGATAGGTTAGTAATATGTGCGTTAAGATGTTAGTTTAACGTGAGTTCGGCGTAGATAATTTTTATTTTAAAGTCTTGTTTCGGTGCAAAATATTGGGTACTGTTATATGGTTTTGAGTATAACAACTTTCAGGGCGGAACTCCGAAATGCAAAATCACGGTATATCACCGAAGTATTCTATCTCTCGATTTAAACGAATTCCGGTAGTCTGAAAGACCTTATCTAAAATGAGTTCGACTAGATAGTTCACATCCGCAGCGGTTGCGGTTCCTATATTTACGATAAAGTTACAGTGTTCGGGAGAAATCTGAGCCCCACCTTTTACTTGTCCCCTCAAACCGGCTTGGTCGATCAATTCCCAAGCTTTGATTTCTTTTCCATTCTCTTGAAAAATTTTGGGATTCTTAAAGACAGAGCCGGCACTTTTTTTGTTTTCAGGCTGAGAAGAATTTCTTCTATCTCTTTTATCTTTTAACGACGCTTGGATTTCCTCTAAATTTCCTTCTTTGAGAAGGATTTCAATTCCTAAGATGATGGAATCCTTTTCGTTTAAAAATTCCGTAAATCGGTAGCCATGTTTGATTTCAGAGGGACTGCGAACGAATACTTCGTTGTTTCTCAAAAATTCAACGGTTTGAATCAAATCAAAAAGTTCTCCTCCGTAACAACCTGCATTCTGGATCACCGCTCCGCCTGTCCATCCCGGAATCGTACTTAAAAACTCAGCTCCTGTATAACCCGATTGTGAAATTTGTCGAAATGTCGGCGTAGTGTTGGTCGCGGATCCGATTCGGAATTTTCCCTCTCCTAAAGATTCAAATTTTTTAAATTTACCAGACAGACGCAAAGTGACGAAGTTATCCGGATGATCCGAAATCAAAAGATTCGAACCTCCTCCAAGAATTTTCCAAGGTATTTCGGATTTGTAAAAAATAAAAAGTGCTTCCAAGACCTGATCCGAATTTTCAGGTTCGACAACCACCGGACAAATTCCGCCGATCTTAAATGAAGATAGGATGTCTAGGCGTACTTCCGATTTAAAAGGTATTTTAGAAGATTCTAAGGTTTGCTTTAGAGTTCGGATTCGAAGTTCGGAAAGGGCAAGAGACATAGGAACACTAAATGACGTTCCCCGATTATCTACCATAAGAAAAAGAACTCAAGGAAAATCCGAAATCGGTTCGATGTTGTAAAAAAGAGGTGGTTCATGTTTTTTCTTTTATTGGAATCCGTTTATCTCGATTTTGTTTCCGGACGGACCGATTGGGAAACTTATTGCGAATCCGTAATTCTTCTTGCCCAAGATCAAGAAAAACTAGCCGGATTAGTTTAAGAAGTCGTAAAGAAAATCGGGCACACGTAATTTTTCTCACCGACGGTAAGGCTTTTTTGAAGCCGCTAGGCTATCAGAAAACTCAGTATTTGTCTCTAAGGATCGAAATATAGTAAAACCTATCTTAAAAATACTTTATCCTTATTTAAAACGCTGTTCATTCTCAGATATTTTTGAAATAATTTATAGTCAATAAATTTCCAATCACCTCGGATGTCAAAAAGATCTGAATCATAAATTTATTAACTCCGCCTGGATCTTTTGCATAGAAATTTTAAAAGAGTCTATAAATTGCGCTAAAAACCTTGCATTCAATTTATTCTTTTTTACGAAAAAAATGAAATTCTACCTAGTCGTCCCTGAAAAATTGAGATTTTTGACGAAAAGAAACAAGATTCAAATTGAAAATAAAAACGATGAAGAGATAAGATTTCCCAAATAACAAAAAAAGCTCGAATGAGCTTAGAGAAATTAAACCCAGCAGCGGATAAGATCGCATTGATACGATCCCCTTCTTTACCTTTGAGAAAATTTCGAATCATATTGTGATCGTGTTTCAGATGAGAAATAACCGGTTCAATGGCAGATCTTCTATTCGTCCACATCCTTTCCCAACGAGTCATTTTCTTTCTGCTTTTATTGGAAAGATAAACTTGAACATCTTCCGGATGATGATCGGTTCCTTTGTAACCTTGATCCACATAACACTCCTTAGGTCGAACGCTGGTGATCTTTTCCATCTGATTGATGGCATCCTTCCAAGTATGACCGTCATACGGATTGCCATGTAAGGCTTGAACTCCAACAATCCAATTAGATTTACTCGTGGTAACTAAACTCACTTTACAACCAAACTCATACCTCTTATGAGATTTACCTTTAGAAATACATTCCACTTCCGGAGCATGAATACTATAGATTTTATTCTTGCTATTTTTACTTTGTGTTAAGATTCGTTCAGAGATTTCCAAAAGGGATTTAAGTCGCCTATTAGGATTTTCTACTTTTCTCTCTATATCCCGTTTTACACAGCCCAAATACGTTTTTAATCGTTTTGTTTCTTTATTGGCACGTTTACTTTGTTTTGCATGAAAGTAACGTCCTTGTTTAATGAATGCTAATTTACTCTTGCGTTTATAACTTTATCTTAATTGGATCTTTTCTTTTGACGCTTCTTTTACTAAAACTTGTCGCATTCTACAACGTGTATCAAAACTTTAGTTTACTTTATCAGAAAATTAAGCTGCAAGGTTCTGTTCCTAACCAGTTTTTTTCGTAAGAAAAACTAGTTAGGGCAGGTTCTTATGATACAGCTTTGCATCCGTTGGAAAAGTAATCGCTTTCTCCTGAACCGTTGTATCAACATTCACTCTTCTAAATTCTGGATCTTTGATCTGACCTTCCCGTTGGCCTAAAAAGATCGTCTCTTCTAAAAATTTCTCTACCCCATCGGAACCTATCCGTTTCCGCCACTTTACTAAACTCGTTGGATCACAAGGGAAATCATGTTCGAAATATTCATTTCCACAAATGTATTGCCAATACGGATTTTCCAAATAGCCTTCTACTACCTTCTCATCAGACACGTTATACGCATGTTTCAAGTAATGAAGTCCCACTAACAAACGGATTCGTAATCCGGGGCGCCCGGTTTTCTCTGTATAGTATTTTCCGAATTCTTTCTCAAACTTTTCCCAGTTTATCTTATTTGAGATTTGATACAATGGGTGTCTAGGATCCAGGATTTGGTCCAATCTATTTCGAAATAGTTCTCCTTAATTCTGTTGTTTTGAGTTTTCTTCTGGTTTCATTTTCACCGGCTTTTATGTAGTTTCTGGATGTTTTATGGGGATTTTGTTTTTAAGTTTTTCACCTTGGATAGCATTTTATTTGCGTTATTCGCTATTGTAACTCTTTTTCAGGGATGACTAAATACGAAAATGAATTATATAAATGAAATGCGTTTTTCTGTTTCAAAAGTCCATTAGCCGTCATACACCTAATGGAATAGGTGTCTTGAAGTTGCGAGTGCAAGCAAAAACGGTGAGTCACATACGGAACGAAAAACCGAAGTTATACAAAGGCCGTGCCATTCACTCAGTTCACTTCCATAATTGTTTTTAATTTCTTAGATAAAAACATATCAGCCGGAGATACGACAAAATCATCTAGCGGAATATTTTCTCCGTACCGCTTCTTCATCATATATTTAACCGTTGAATCACTTAGATCGAAATCCTTTAATCTCTTATCTTCGGTGAGTTCAATGTCCAATGCTTTCTTAAATATTTTCCAAGCTAATTCTGTACAATAGATTTTTTCATCAGACCAATTGAAATAAATGTCATAGTGCTTTCCGATATATTTATCCCCGATGGATTTCATTAATTTTAATTTCTCATCAGTTAGGATTGTTTCCGAATTGGTTAGCCTTTTAATTACAAAATGTTTGTTTTTTCCTCTTGAAATAAAATTACGGACTTCAGTAATTTTTACCGGCTCAACCGC
Protein-coding regions in this window:
- the murB gene encoding UDP-N-acetylmuramate dehydrogenase; amino-acid sequence: MSLALSELRIRTLKQTLESSKIPFKSEVRLDILSSFKIGGICPVVVEPENSDQVLEALFIFYKSEIPWKILGGGSNLLISDHPDNFVTLRLSGKFKKFESLGEGKFRIGSATNTTPTFRQISQSGYTGAEFLSTIPGWTGGAVIQNAGCYGGELFDLIQTVEFLRNNEVFVRSPSEIKHGYRFTEFLNEKDSIILGIEILLKEGNLEEIQASLKDKRDRRNSSQPENKKSAGSVFKNPKIFQENGKEIKAWELIDQAGLRGQVKGGAQISPEHCNFIVNIGTATAADVNYLVELILDKVFQTTGIRLNREIEYFGDIP
- a CDS encoding YiiX family permuted papain-like enzyme, with translation MKHYLKISFFISIFLVSLRLNSESFIDKLKEGDLIFQETFSQQGKAIKIATKSRYTHVGIIFKYKEQLRVLEAVEPVKITEVRNFISRGKNKHFVIKRLTNSETILTDEKLKLMKSIGDKYIGKHYDIYFNWSDEKIYCTELAWKIFKKALDIELTEDKRLKDFDLSDSTVKYMMKKRYGENIPLDDFVVSPADMFLSKKLKTIMEVN